One genomic region from Curtobacterium sp. 9128 encodes:
- a CDS encoding DUF3159 domain-containing protein, translating to MPEQHDDRDDRFADEREQPLSLNAQLRDAVRNAGIAKVAPGEAPSGRALIGAVGGTRGLAESVLPGFAFLVVYAITKELVPSVVIPVVVGLVFVVLRLLQRQSLAMSFAGILGVAVSAGLALITGKAESNFIPGIIINLVCLLVLLVTLAIRRPLIGLIVGLLAQGEDGGPMDWRADAAKRRVLTVATWMWVGLFALRLVIEIPLYLAAQVELLAAIKLITGVPLYAALLWVTWLLVRTVFRHDRRDQHDDDAATV from the coding sequence TTGCCCGAGCAGCACGACGACCGTGACGACCGCTTCGCTGACGAGCGCGAGCAACCCCTGTCGCTGAACGCCCAGCTCCGCGACGCCGTCCGGAACGCCGGCATCGCGAAGGTGGCTCCCGGTGAGGCACCGTCCGGCAGGGCACTGATCGGCGCCGTCGGCGGTACCAGGGGGCTCGCGGAATCGGTGCTGCCCGGGTTCGCGTTCCTCGTCGTGTACGCGATCACGAAGGAACTCGTCCCGAGCGTCGTGATCCCGGTGGTCGTCGGGCTCGTGTTCGTCGTCCTCCGACTGCTGCAGCGGCAGTCCCTCGCGATGTCGTTCGCCGGGATCCTCGGCGTCGCCGTCTCCGCCGGCCTCGCGCTCATCACGGGCAAGGCCGAGAGCAACTTCATCCCCGGGATCATCATCAACCTGGTCTGCCTGCTGGTGCTCCTCGTGACGCTGGCGATCCGGCGTCCGCTGATCGGGCTGATCGTCGGGCTGCTCGCGCAGGGCGAGGACGGCGGTCCGATGGACTGGCGAGCCGACGCCGCCAAGCGCCGGGTGCTCACCGTCGCCACGTGGATGTGGGTGGGGCTCTTCGCGCTCCGACTGGTCATCGAGATCCCGCTGTACCTCGCCGCACAGGTGGAACTCCTCGCGGCGATCAAGCTCATCACGGGTGTCCCGCTCTACGCCGCACTGCTCTGGGTGACGTGGCTGCTCGTCCGGACGGTCTTCCGGCACGACCGGCGTGACCAGCACGACGACGACGCGGCCACGGTGTAG
- a CDS encoding DUF3710 domain-containing protein, whose product MRIGRRKRDEVEVAAEVAADVEVAETTPEVELADEADSGLDEVAEFAPTGKSAPDDREEAGPLDETEANPVRPYVDLGGVKILPREGLHLRLEVEEGSQRVVAVGLDYDESTLQVQPFAAPRSTGLWHEIRAQIAEQIERQGGSVTEVDGPFGPELRASVPVVVDGDGGAAGARPARFIGVDGPRWFLRGVIAGKAAEQPDDAEEIEDLFRSVVVVRGTTPMPPRDLIPLHMPKSTQSAI is encoded by the coding sequence ATGAGGATCGGCCGACGCAAGCGCGACGAGGTCGAGGTGGCCGCAGAGGTCGCCGCCGACGTCGAGGTCGCTGAGACGACACCCGAGGTCGAGCTCGCCGACGAGGCGGACTCGGGACTCGACGAGGTCGCGGAGTTCGCCCCGACGGGCAAGTCCGCTCCCGACGACCGCGAGGAAGCGGGTCCGCTCGACGAGACCGAGGCGAACCCGGTCCGGCCGTACGTGGACCTCGGCGGCGTGAAGATCCTGCCGCGCGAGGGCCTGCACCTCCGGCTCGAGGTCGAGGAGGGCTCGCAGCGCGTCGTCGCCGTCGGGCTCGACTACGACGAGTCCACGCTCCAGGTCCAGCCGTTCGCCGCGCCGCGGTCGACCGGTCTCTGGCACGAGATCCGCGCGCAGATCGCCGAGCAGATCGAGCGCCAGGGCGGCTCCGTGACCGAGGTCGACGGGCCCTTCGGTCCCGAGCTGCGCGCATCGGTGCCCGTCGTGGTGGACGGTGACGGCGGTGCCGCCGGCGCTCGTCCTGCGCGGTTCATCGGCGTCGACGGCCCCCGCTGGTTCCTCCGCGGCGTGATCGCGGGCAAGGCCGCTGAGCAGCCGGACGATGCCGAGGAGATCGAGGACCTGTTCCGCAGCGTCGTGGTGGTCCGCGGCACCACGCCGATGCCGCCGCGTGACCTGATCCCGCTGCACATGCCGAAGTCGACGCAGTCGGCCATCTGA